CCATTCCTTGCCACAAAGATGTGCCACCTCCGGAGAATCAAACCTGCTACACCAGTGAAGGTGCTGTGGTGTACTGGAGAGAGTGGGATCTGCCGGCCGGGGAGAGCCCTGAGGTCATCGCCGTGTATTACGGCCCTGAGCTGGCCAGGGACCATTACCGGAGCCTGAAGGTCAATGTGTTTGGCCGGGTTTTCCCTGGCCACCAGGAAAAGGTTAAGGAGATCGGAGAGCGGGTTTGGTGCTTTGGAAAGGAGAACGTGAAGGTCGAGGTCTTAAGTGAGATACAGCCAACCCTAATCTTGTCAGGGGAGGAGGAGCCCTCTTGAAGCCACTGCGAGTTGCCATGGACATAGGCGGCACCTTCACAGACTTCGTTCTGTTTGACTCTACGACCGGGACGTATCTTACGGAAAAGGTCTCGACCACGCCTAAGAACCTGGCCGAAGGCATACTGCGGGGGTTAGAGAACCTTGGGCGTAGCCTCGGTGATATAGAATTCTGCGTCCATGGAACCACGGCTGGTCTGAATGCCTTCCTGGAGAGGAAAGGCGCGAGGGTCGCTCTCATAACAACCCAGGGGTTCCGTGATGTCTACGAGATCGCCAGGGGCAACCGCCCTGAGATGTACAACATAAGGTACCGCAAGCCAAAGCCGCTGATTCGCCGCAGGGATGTCTTTGAAGTAGAAGAGCGCACGAGATATGACGGCTCCATCATGAAGCCCCTTGATACCGGCTCCCTCGAAGAGGTCGCCAATCGCATCCGGGAGGACGGCTACGAGTCGATTACCGTAGCGCTTCTTCACTCTTATATGAACCCCAGCCACGAAATGGCTGTGAGGGACTACTTGAGGCAACACCTACCGGGAGTGTCCGTGACCCTCTCTCATGAAGTTAGCAGGGAGTGGAGGGAGTACGAACGCACGAGCACCAGTGTGCTGAATGCCTACGTTGCACCCATAGTGGAACGGTATCTCAGCAAGCTGGAAGAAGAGGTCCAGGACAGGGGCTTGACGGAGTCTCTCTACATAATGAGGTCAAACGGTGGGGTCATGACTGCGGAGGTGGCCAAGGCGAACCCTATCCAGACACTGCTTTCGGGTCCCGTAGGGGGAGCGGTGGGAGGCGTTACCCTGGCTGAGACCGGGGGCTACGAAAATCTTGTGCTCATTGACATGGGAGGAACGAGCTTCGATGTCAGCATGGTAATAAAGGGACGCCCAGATGTGACTACCGAGACAGACCTGGAGGGCTTCCCTGTCCTTACACCCATGGTGAACATCCATACCATCGGTGCGGGTGGAGGTAGCATTGCGTGGCTTGAAGAGGGCGGCCTCAGGGTAGGCCCGGCGAGCGCCGGGGCGGACCCTGGCCCGGCCTGTTACGGGCGGGGAGGCACTGAATCCACCGTAACCGATGCCAATGTGACGCTCGGCCGCATTGATCCCGATCACTTCCTCGGCGGAAACATGAGACTCCACCCGGAGAGGTCCATCGACTCGGTAGGAAGGATAGCTGATAGACTTGGATTGCCCGTTGTGGAGACCGCCGAGGGGATCTGCGATGTAGCCAACGCGAAGATGGCGGATGCCATCCGGCAAATCACCGTGAGGAAGGGCATAGATCCCCGGGATTTCAGCTTGGTGGCCTTCGGTGGAGCCGGCCCGATGCATGCGGTCTTTATAGCGGAGGAATTGGGTATCAGGACGGTGATGGTGCCTTCAATGCCAGGTGCCTTTTCGGCCTGGGGCATGCTGACCACCGACATTCGCCACGATGAGGTTGGGACCTTCTTCCGCCCGGCAACCGGAGCTGATGCCCAGGAGATCGACGGGATATTCCAGGCCATCGAACACAAGGCTGCGGGTGTTCTTGCCAGGCAGAAGGTATCCAGGGACAAGATGACCTTTGGCCGCAGCGCTGACATGAGGTATATGGGCCAGGAATACACCGTGAACGTGCTATTGCCTCAGACCCATGGCTCTGACGTCACCTCGCTGGTGCAGGGTTTTCACGACAAGCACCTGGATATCTACGGCCATAACAGCCCAAATGAACCAGTTGAGTTCGTTAACCTCCGTGTGGCCGGGATGGGGCAGCTTGACATCTGCCCGGCGCAAGCCCTGGAAGATGCTGTGGATTCCTCTCCTAGGCCACGCACGCGGAAGATGGTTACCTTCAGGGGTGAGCTCCATGAAACGACTGTGTACAACCGGTCCACCCTGCGCCACGGGCACAGCCTCACTGGACCGGCGATAATTGAGGAACTTACAGCAACGACAGTAGTGCCTCCGGGATACGGGGCCCGCGTAGACCGAATGGGAACGATAAACATCACCCCATTGGAGGTGAGACAGTGATGAACCTGGAGAACTCCAACGTCACGTATCTTGAGAACCCGATCACTACTGAGATTATACGGAATGCCCTGAACTCCGCAGCCCAAGAGATGAACCAGAGCCTCTTTCGCAGTGCATACAGCCCAGTCATATACGAAATGAAGGATTGCAGCGTAGGGCTTTTCGACGCAGAGACAAACGCCCTGGGACAGTCAGCGGGACTCCCCATCTTCCTTGGCAACCTCGAGGTCTGCATTGAGGGAACGCTGGAAGCCTTTGGCAGGGAGAACCTGCGCGAGGGCGACGTGTTCGCCATGAACGATTCATATCTAACCGGTACACACCTCAATGATATTACTGTTGTTTCCCCGATCTTCTTTGACGGCAAGATAGCCGGCTTCACCGCGAATCGCGCCCATTGGCTGGATGTAGGAAGCAAGGACCCAGGAATGCCCATGGATTCTACTGAGATATACCAGGAGGGCTTCCGGCTGGGGCCTACAAAGATAATCGATGCTGGAGTCCCGCGACACGATGTGATTGACTTCATTGGCAGGAACAGCCGGTTCCACCGTGCCGCACTGGGTGACCTCAACGCTCAGATATCCGCGTGCCGGACCGGGGAGAAGAGGTTACAGGCGATCCTTAAGAGATTCGGGCCTGAAACAGTCACCAGGGCGTGCCAGGACGTGTTCGCTCAATCAGAACGCATTGCCCGGCGGAGCATAAAAGACATCGCCGATGGCGTGTACGAGGCTGAAGGCACCCTGGACAGCGATGGATACAGCGATGAACCCGTACTCGTGAAGGTCAAGGTGGTCATTGCCGGTGATGAGATGAGCATAGACCTGGACGGTTCCAGCGCGATGCGGAAAGGCGGTACGAATTGCGGTTGGGCCCAGACCGTCTCGGCATGCCGCGTGGCCTACAAGGCGCTAATCTGCCCCGACTCCCCAGTAACTGGAGGTACGTTCAAGCCGCTCACGGTAAAGGCTCCTCCCAAGTCCATATTCACAGCGGAAGAACCTGCGGGGGTCGCGTGGTATTTCAGCCACCTGGGGCTACTGATAGACCTGGTCGTAAAGGCACTGGCGCCGGCCATACCTGAGCGCGCAGCAGCGGCTCACTACGGGGATTCCATGGTAATAACATTCACCGGGACCGATCCTCGTACTACTGCCCCCTTTCTCTCGGTGGAAGCCACGGTCGGAGGCTGGGGTTCGTCCCAGGGGAGCGACGGCCAGGATGCCCTGATAAACAACGTAAATGGTGACTTCAAGAACTTGCCGGTGGAGGTCTTTGAGAACAAGTATCCCCTCACATTGCTGCGCTATGGGCTTCGTCCTGACACCGGTGGCCGCGGAGCCTTCCGGGGCGGCCTGGGAGCCTTTAGAGAATACCTGGTTGACACCGGTGAATGCTACCTGTACTTGTGGTGGGAACGCTCAAGGACACCAGCGTGGGGCTTGCTAGGGGGCGAGGCTGCTGTTGGCCCCCAGGTTGTGATCAACCCCGGCGGTGACAACGAACGCTGCATGCTCAAGGTCAACGGGCTGAAGCTCACCCGGGGCGACGTGGTCAGCTGCAGGACGGGTGGGGGAGGGGGGTTTGGCGAGCCATTCATGAGGGACCCTGAGAAGGCCAGGGAGGATATCATCAACGGTTATGTGACTCGGGCATAAGGCTCCCAGGCGTCCGGGACAAGGTTTTCTATCTGGTCGTCTACTTAGACCGTTCCGAGAGCCTCAGTATAAGGGCGAGGGCCTCCTCCCAGGGGGCACCCGCCCTGTTACCCGGATCTCACAGCAGGCCGGAGCATGCTGAAGTGTTACTAGCAGGGATCGACAGGGGCCAGGGCTAGGACCTTCAGGTCCCTGGCCGCGGAATTCAACCTCCTGGCTCCATCGCAGGTTATCTCAACAAGGTCTTCTATCCTCACGCCGAACTGCCCAGGCAGGTAGATTCCGGGCTCAACGCTGAACACCATTCCCTCGGCCAGAAGGTCCATGTTTCCCTCTTCAATCGAGGGGAGTTCATGTACCTCGAGCCCAATTCCATGACCTGTCCTGTGGATGAAGAACTCACCGTAGCCTTGACTCTCGATAACCCGCCTCGCGGCTCTGTCTACTTCCTGGGCAGGTATGCCAGGATCTGCCCTCTGGAATGCGGCCTCCTGGGCCTCCAGCACGACCTCGTAGACCTCCCTCATGATCGGGGTCGGCTCGCCAATGAACACAGTCCTGGTGATATCTGACGGGTAGCCCTGGAAGCTTCCTCCGAAATCCATGATAAGAGCATCCCCGGCTTGAAGCCTTCTTTCCCCCGAAGTGTGGTGAGGAAAGGCGGAGTTGGGTCCTGAACCTATGATCGGATCGAAGGAGAGCCTTCCCGCTCCCTTCATGGCGAAGGCGCGCTGGATCAATCCAACCACATCGAGTTCGCTCATCCCCTCCCTCAACAACCCGAAGACCTCGTTCATCACCGCATCTGCCAGCGATGAGGCACGCCTGAGGCAGTCAAGCTCGTGCTTAGCCTTGACGGTACGTGCCTCCCCCAGTACCGCGTCCCCTGTCACGTACCTGCACGAGGGCATTCGCTCGATCATGTTTAGAAGCATCACGGAGCGAAGCCATGGATCCACTGCTATCGTTGCTGAGTCCAGGCCACGCTCTCTCATGGAGGCAGCCAGCACGCAATAGGGGTCTTCCCCGTCAGCCCATTCCCGTATCTGGATTCCAGGAATGTGGGTCTCAAGATCGGTGACTTGGAGCCTGGGCGCAATCAGAAAAGGCTCATCGTCTCTGGGAAGCAGCATGCAAAGCAGTCTCTCGTCAGAGAATGGCGTGTACTCCAGGAGGTAATGGAAATTCACGGACGGCACCACGAGCAGGCAGTCAACCCTCTTTTGCGTCATGATCTCCCTGATACGGCTCAAACGCTCCCTCTTCACCTGACCATCACTCTCATCTGTGGCGGACCCTCCGTTTCGTTGCTGCTCGGAAGCTGCGGCGATTGGATGGGTGGATACGCACGGGAATAAACCCCAGTCAAAGAGAGCCAATCCCTGCGACCGGAAGAAAACCGGTCAGCGCCGTCTTGGTCTCGATAGAGTCTCAATGGCGACGGCCAGGAAGATGAACCCCGGGAACACAAGGAGGTTAAGGCCATTGCCTACCAGCCCAAGAAGCAGCCCGCCAGGGATGGTGCCGCCTATCGTCCCCTGCCCTCCTAGCCGGGCGGTCCCTGAGGGCGATGCTGTATGTGCCCCTCAACCCCTTCGTGGTTACCAGGATGTCAACAACGGCCGGGTTCGGTACGAGGTCCTTCGTGCCCGTGAGAACCGCACCCGCGGGATCTCTTGGGGTTGACAGCACCTTGCCGGTGAAGGCTGACCCCGAAGCCTCATCTTCCACAACGAAGTCCGTAAACGTTCCCCCGACATCCACTGACACGCGAAATCCGTCCATGAAAATATGCTCGGTCCCCCGTTCCCCGTGAAGTAGGCACCATTGTTCCGGGGCCATGGCCTTACCCAGGTCTCTTGGCAGCTAGCGCCGCCTCCGTCGCGACAGCGTCTCAATGGCCACGGCGAAGAAGATGATGGCTCCTTCGAACATGCGCTGGTAGAAGGGAGGGACGTTCAGGAGATTGAAGCCGTTCCCCACCAATCGCAGCAGCAAGACACCAAGGATGGTGCCGCCAATCGCACCTTGGCCTCCCAGGATACTGGTGCCGCCGATTACGACACGGGCGATGGCCTGCAGGGCAACAAGTTCACCGATGTCGCCCTGCCCCTGCCCCATGCGCGATACCGTGATAACCCCGGCCAAGGCGGCGGCAAAGCCGGTGATGCCGAAAACCAGGATCTGTATGAGCTGCACGTTTATCCCGGACAACCGGGCAGCCTCGGCATTTCCTCCAACGGCGTACACATGGCGGCCGAATCTGGTACGTGAAAGAAGGACCCATGTAAACAGGGCAAAAGCGGCGAAGATAAATATGGGAGTCCTAACTGAGAAGATAGTGGACTGCCCCAGCACGCTGAAGGCCGGATCCCTGACGATGATGAGGCGCCCGTCCGTCAAGACAAGCGCCGTTCCGCCGATGATAAGGCTGGAGGCGAGCGTGGCGATGAATGAGTGCAGCCGGAGGACGGAAATAACCAGGCCGTTCAACAATCCGATGAGCAGTCCCACGAGAGCCCCCACTACAAGCCCCAGTTTGGTGTAACCGGAGACAGCTATCAAGGCGGCCACCGACCCGCCCATGGCGAAGACCGCACCGCTGGAAAGGTCGAAGTTGCCGCTGATGATGGCGATGGTGTGCGCACAGGCTACTATGCCAATGTGAGCTGACTGGTCCAGGATGTTGTGGATGTTTCGCACCGACAAGAAGGCCGGGCTGGCAAAACTAAGGAAGAAAAAGGTCAGAAGAGCAGCGATCCCGATGGCGTACTTCCTTGTGAGGGCTCCGAAGGTTAAGCCACCTATCACCTTCTGTCTAACCGGTTGGTCCTGGCTATCCCTTCCCTTGGCCACCTCAATGTCTCCTTTTCTGTTCAGTCGCGAAGATCGCGTGCATGACGTCTTCTTCCCTGACGCAGGAGGCGTCGAACTCCGCTACTATCCGTCCCAAGCGCATGCAGAGTACCCGGTGTGACAGTTTCAGAACCTCGTCCAGCTCTGAGGAAATCAGGAGAACAGCCATTCCGCGCTCAGCGAGGGAGATCAGCAACCGGTAGATCGCCCGCTTGGCTCCAACATCGACACCTGTCGTCGGCTCGTCCGCTATGAAGAGCCGTGGGGGCTGAAAGAGCCACTTGGCAAACAGAACCTTCTGCTGGTTTCCGCCTGACAGGCTCGTTACCAGGGCATCTGGATTCGGTGGCCTCACATCGAGATCTCTTAGAAGGTTGCGTACCAGGGAATCCTCCTCCTCGGACTTCACAAAGGGCCCGAGCGACACGGCATCAAGGTGCGGGAGAGACACATTGTATCGCACGTCCTTGCGCATTACGAGGCCTTCCAGCTTTCTGCTCTCGGGCAAAAAAGCTATGCCCGCCCTCATGGCATCCCTGGGCGACCTTATGTCCATCGGTTCTCCGCATATCCTGATCTGGCCTTTGTCCTTAGGGTAGGCCCCGAAGATTGTCTTGGCCAGCTCCGAGCGGCCGCTCCCAACAAGCCCCGCCAGGCCCACGATCTCTCCCGCGCGGATCCGGAATGAGACATCGTGAAGACGCCTCTCTTGACTCAGGCCCTCGACTGAAAGGACCTCTGCCGACTCTCCGGGAGACTTGGCCCTGGGCGGGAAGAGCTCTGTCACCGAGATCCCGATCATGCCTTCAACTAACGAGTTGACCGTCTCCTCTTTGGCGAGCGCCGTGCGGATCAGGCGGCCGTTTCTGAGGATCGTCACACTATCCGCCAGATTCAATACCTCTTGCAGGAAATGCGAGATGTATATGATGGTGGTCCCTGTATCCTTCAGGTAACGAACGATCTGGAGAAGCCTTCCCGTCTTTTCCGCTGAAAGGGAGGTTGTGGGCTCGTCCATCACCAGAATCTGGGTGTTCCTGGCGATGGCCCGCATTATCTCAACTACCTTCTGCTCCGCGAAGCCCAGGGACGAAACCTCCACACCGGGCTCAAGATCGAATCCCAATCTCTCCACGAGGGCATCAAAGTCCAAGCGCATCTTGTCTTCATCTATCAACCCGTACCGCCGGTTCTCAATGCCAAGGAAGACATTGTCAATGACGCTTCTCTTGGGAACGAGCGACACCTCTTGGGAGATCACTGCTATACTGTCCCTAAGCGCATCCGCAGGCGAATGGTAGATGACTTGCCGGCCGTTCACGAGGAGATCACCCTCGTCCTGGGGAATCACACCGCTGATGATCTTGCCCAGAGTGGATTTCCCGGCCCCGTTTTCCCCGACGAGCCCGTGGATACAGCCTTTCTGAATCGTCAAATTGAGGTCAGCAAGCGCCTCAATCGCGTCATAGCGCTTGCTGATTCCCCTCAATTCAACGACCGGTGCGCTACTAACCTTGGAAGCCACTGGCATCAAGATGTCACCACTGGGGTTTGAAGAGATGCACGTTGCCCTGGGTGATCATCGGGCCCTCGGGTGGAAGCGGCGGGCGACGGTCCTCGAGGTTCACGGAGCGAGGGACCTGCTCCCCGCGGGCTGCCTTGTAGGCCAGCTCTATCACGATCTCTCCCTCTGTATAGGGTATGTCGGCGTACGATCCGAACCAGCGCTTCTCATTGATTGCCTCCCAGCCTTGGATGCTGCAGCCGTTGCCGATGAAGAAGATCCCCTCAAGGCCGGCTTCCATCGCTGCGTCTTCAGCGCCAAGGGTCATCTGGTCGCCGGAAGATACAACTATGTTGATATCGGGCTGAGCCTGGAACACGTCCTGCATGATCTCGAAGGAGGTGTCCCGCCTGTACAAACCCTCCTGGAAAGCTGCAATCTCGATATGCGGGTAGTCCTTTATGACCTCTTCCAACGCGGCAAAGCGCTCCTGGTCGATCGTGAGCCCCTGGCTCCCGATCAAGTAGGCCACCTTGGCCTTCTCCAGGCCCTCGGCAGCCTCCACAACAGCCTTGCCTAGCCAGGTGCCTGTTGACCAGCCGGTGCGCCCTACCATGGCTGTTACTCCTTCGGGATGCGGATCAAGGGACCGGAGGTTCGGACCGATCGGTGCATCGACTCCGATGACGATCAAGCCTGCGTCAAGGGCTTCTTGGACTACGGGGACGATCCCGGTACTGTCCTGCGGGTGAATAGCCAAGACATCGTAGGTGCCCGCGGTGATCGCGTCTCTTATCTGGTTTATCTGCTCGATGGGGTCAAACTCACACGAGAAAATGCTCAGCTCCACGTCGAGACCGTCATTCTCGATCTTGTCCATCATTCCGTCTATTTTTGCCTGCTCCCATGCGTTCGCCCGGACAAGAATGAAGGCTGCAACCCTTACTGTTTCAAGGGCCGGTTCTTCGTCCTCTTCCTCTTCCTCTGGCGGCGGAGCCGCCTGCCCGCAGCCCATTATGGCCATGACAATGAGCAACAAAACCGCTACCAGAAAGTGAAACCTGGCCTTCCGCACGGTAATCCCTCCCAGGTAAAAGATGGACTTCACCGAGAAACCGCACTGGTCCGGTGACACTCCCCCTCTCCAGGTCTCGTTTACCCAGTCTCCCGCCTCTAGGGCCTGACGCTCTCCGTGCTCTCTTGGAACGGCACAAGGGGCTCCCTTCGCTGGATGGGTATTAGTCTCAATAGGGAGATCCTTCGCTCTATTCACGGTTGCTTTACGTAATTCCTCACACATCCGGAAATTCCTCCTCTCGATTCTCACAGGATTGAAATTGCCAGGACGCTGCGCGGAATAACCGGACCTGGCTTCTGAACGCCCTCCGCGCCTTCGTGGCTGGCGTATTATATGGCAAACTAGCAGGGAACAAAGGATGGGCGAGCTGGCGGCATTGCCAGGGGATTCTGGCCGCTGGCCATCGTTGTTTTGTCCATGCAAAACGAGAGAAAACGGGTTATGCCCGGTCAGCGAGCGTTCTCCCTGCTACGCGTGCGATGGGAAACGAGGGAACGCAGAGGCGCTATCCCAGGGCAATTCTAGTGATAGTGTAAATTGCTCTCCCTCAAGAGGAGGTTGCTCCCGGTGCAGCGAAGATTCAAAGGTGACTTCTGGAAAGACAGGGAAGCAGGTGCCTGGGCAGGGCGACACCTTCTGCCATGCGGCACCGCCACCACCGGGCCGGGCCTCTTCATCATCCCCTCCAGCGAGACGGGCTCCAAACAAGAGCGCTCCAGGCACCTTGCATTCTCAAAGGGGGTGTGAGTGAGGCATCGGGTTCCGACCACAATTCTTCTTGACCTTCTAGCGAGGACTGGGGATCGGACCACAAGACAAATCCAATAGTGAATGGGGGGACCATCGTGTCTTTGCGCATTGGCGTCGATATCGGGGGAACATTCACCGACGCGGTCTATCTTGACGAAGAGACGGGACTTCACTCTCCCTCCAAGGTTTCGTCAACTCCCGAAGACTACGCCGTGGGGGTGCTGAATTCCATACGTATGCTTCTGGAAGACATGCGCAATGTCACCTTCGTGACCCATGGAACCACAGTAGGAGTGAATTCCCTCCTTCAAGGCCGCCTCATCCCCATGGGCCTCATAACCTCAAGAGGCTTCAGGGATGTCCTGGAACTGGGCCGCAGCAACAGGGTCAACAGCTATGACCCATTCTATGCTATGCCCCGCCCTCTTGTACCCCGGTACCTGCGGATGGAGGTGGATGAACGCATAGATTGTGACGGCAACGTAGTGACCCCTCTTGACGAGGTGCAGGCCAGGGGCATCGTCCGGGCACTTGCAGGCCACAACGTTAAAGGCATAGCCGTCTGCCTTCTGAACTCCTACGCCAATCCAGTCCACGAGAACATGCTCCGGGCGATCATATCTGAGGAGTTCCCCCAGATGCTCCTATCCATCTCCTCCGGTATTACCCGGGAGTACCGGGAGTACGAGCGCACCTCCACTACCGTAATAAACCTGGGGATCATGAAGGACATGAGCCATTACCTCACGAGCCTCGAGACCAGCCTTCGAGATCTCGGTTACGGGCACAAGCTCTTCATCATGCAGTCCAATGGAGGCATGATGGGCAGCGGGCTCGCCAAGTGCGCGCCCGTTTATACTATACAATCCACCTTGGCAGGGGGGATCATAGGCATCGAGACCCTCTCGCGCGTGCTTGGTGAACCTAACATGATCGGTGCTGACATGGGCGGCACCAGTTTCGATGTGGAACTGGTCATCAACGGGGAGGCCAAGACAATCCCTTCCTTCAAGATACAAACTCCCACTTCAGGCGGTGACGGGTATCCCGTAATGACCCCCACCCTCGATGTTCACTCCATAGGAGCTGGCGGGGGAAGCGTGGCCTGGGTTGACGAAGGAGGAGGGCTACACGTGGGCCCCCAGAGCATGGGGCCCTCTCCCGGGCCAGCCTGTTACGGCCTGGGCGGCGACCAGCCTACAGTAACCGATGCTAACGTCGTCCTGGGACGCCTGAATCCCCACCACCTCCTGGGAGGAGGGATGCGCCTTGTACCCGAGGCATCCCATGCGGTGATCGGGCAGCTGGCGCGGCGCTTCTTTATGGGAGAGCCGGAACTGGCCTCGGGGGTACTCAAGATCGTATGCAACAACATGGCAGGCGCGATCCGCACCATGACCCTCAGGAGGGGACTTGACCCGCGTGAATTCACACTGGTGGCTTTTGGCGGAGCCGGGCCCCTTCACGCTGCCCAGCTTGCCGATAACCTGGGCATAGAGCGGGTTCTCGTCGTGAACGCCCCTGGGAACTTCTCAGCCTGGGGCATGCTCATGGCTCCCGTGAAGCACGACTTCGTCCAGACCTGCGTGACTCCCCTGGATGAGGCCGACCTTGCGAGCCTCAACTCCCATTTCGTCCACCTGGAGGAATC
The DNA window shown above is from Bacillota bacterium and carries:
- a CDS encoding DUF3830 family protein — encoded protein: MRVIRLTFERGGTLEVELDHESAPETCRIVLGAAPWEAEVLHSRWSGREVNFSIPCHKDVPPPENQTCYTSEGAVVYWREWDLPAGESPEVIAVYYGPELARDHYRSLKVNVFGRVFPGHQEKVKEIGERVWCFGKENVKVEVLSEIQPTLILSGEEEPS
- a CDS encoding hydantoinase/oxoprolinase family protein gives rise to the protein MKPLRVAMDIGGTFTDFVLFDSTTGTYLTEKVSTTPKNLAEGILRGLENLGRSLGDIEFCVHGTTAGLNAFLERKGARVALITTQGFRDVYEIARGNRPEMYNIRYRKPKPLIRRRDVFEVEERTRYDGSIMKPLDTGSLEEVANRIREDGYESITVALLHSYMNPSHEMAVRDYLRQHLPGVSVTLSHEVSREWREYERTSTSVLNAYVAPIVERYLSKLEEEVQDRGLTESLYIMRSNGGVMTAEVAKANPIQTLLSGPVGGAVGGVTLAETGGYENLVLIDMGGTSFDVSMVIKGRPDVTTETDLEGFPVLTPMVNIHTIGAGGGSIAWLEEGGLRVGPASAGADPGPACYGRGGTESTVTDANVTLGRIDPDHFLGGNMRLHPERSIDSVGRIADRLGLPVVETAEGICDVANAKMADAIRQITVRKGIDPRDFSLVAFGGAGPMHAVFIAEELGIRTVMVPSMPGAFSAWGMLTTDIRHDEVGTFFRPATGADAQEIDGIFQAIEHKAAGVLARQKVSRDKMTFGRSADMRYMGQEYTVNVLLPQTHGSDVTSLVQGFHDKHLDIYGHNSPNEPVEFVNLRVAGMGQLDICPAQALEDAVDSSPRPRTRKMVTFRGELHETTVYNRSTLRHGHSLTGPAIIEELTATTVVPPGYGARVDRMGTINITPLEVRQ
- a CDS encoding hydantoinase B/oxoprolinase family protein — translated: MNLENSNVTYLENPITTEIIRNALNSAAQEMNQSLFRSAYSPVIYEMKDCSVGLFDAETNALGQSAGLPIFLGNLEVCIEGTLEAFGRENLREGDVFAMNDSYLTGTHLNDITVVSPIFFDGKIAGFTANRAHWLDVGSKDPGMPMDSTEIYQEGFRLGPTKIIDAGVPRHDVIDFIGRNSRFHRAALGDLNAQISACRTGEKRLQAILKRFGPETVTRACQDVFAQSERIARRSIKDIADGVYEAEGTLDSDGYSDEPVLVKVKVVIAGDEMSIDLDGSSAMRKGGTNCGWAQTVSACRVAYKALICPDSPVTGGTFKPLTVKAPPKSIFTAEEPAGVAWYFSHLGLLIDLVVKALAPAIPERAAAAHYGDSMVITFTGTDPRTTAPFLSVEATVGGWGSSQGSDGQDALINNVNGDFKNLPVEVFENKYPLTLLRYGLRPDTGGRGAFRGGLGAFREYLVDTGECYLYLWWERSRTPAWGLLGGEAAVGPQVVINPGGDNERCMLKVNGLKLTRGDVVSCRTGGGGGFGEPFMRDPEKAREDIINGYVTRA
- a CDS encoding aminopeptidase P family protein, which codes for MSRIREIMTQKRVDCLLVVPSVNFHYLLEYTPFSDERLLCMLLPRDDEPFLIAPRLQVTDLETHIPGIQIREWADGEDPYCVLAASMRERGLDSATIAVDPWLRSVMLLNMIERMPSCRYVTGDAVLGEARTVKAKHELDCLRRASSLADAVMNEVFGLLREGMSELDVVGLIQRAFAMKGAGRLSFDPIIGSGPNSAFPHHTSGERRLQAGDALIMDFGGSFQGYPSDITRTVFIGEPTPIMREVYEVVLEAQEAAFQRADPGIPAQEVDRAARRVIESQGYGEFFIHRTGHGIGLEVHELPSIEEGNMDLLAEGMVFSVEPGIYLPGQFGVRIEDLVEITCDGARRLNSAARDLKVLALAPVDPC
- a CDS encoding hydantoinase/oxoprolinase N-terminal domain-containing protein, with product MDGFRVSVDVGGTFTDFVVEDEASGSAFTGKVLSTPRDPAGAVLTGTKDLVPNPAVVDILVTTKGLRGTYSIALRDRPARRAGDDRRHHPWRAASWAGRQWP
- a CDS encoding ABC transporter permease gives rise to the protein MAKGRDSQDQPVRQKVIGGLTFGALTRKYAIGIAALLTFFFLSFASPAFLSVRNIHNILDQSAHIGIVACAHTIAIISGNFDLSSGAVFAMGGSVAALIAVSGYTKLGLVVGALVGLLIGLLNGLVISVLRLHSFIATLASSLIIGGTALVLTDGRLIIVRDPAFSVLGQSTIFSVRTPIFIFAAFALFTWVLLSRTRFGRHVYAVGGNAEAARLSGINVQLIQILVFGITGFAAALAGVITVSRMGQGQGDIGELVALQAIARVVIGGTSILGGQGAIGGTILGVLLLRLVGNGFNLLNVPPFYQRMFEGAIIFFAVAIETLSRRRRR
- a CDS encoding sugar ABC transporter ATP-binding protein, which codes for MPVASKVSSAPVVELRGISKRYDAIEALADLNLTIQKGCIHGLVGENGAGKSTLGKIISGVIPQDEGDLLVNGRQVIYHSPADALRDSIAVISQEVSLVPKRSVIDNVFLGIENRRYGLIDEDKMRLDFDALVERLGFDLEPGVEVSSLGFAEQKVVEIMRAIARNTQILVMDEPTTSLSAEKTGRLLQIVRYLKDTGTTIIYISHFLQEVLNLADSVTILRNGRLIRTALAKEETVNSLVEGMIGISVTELFPPRAKSPGESAEVLSVEGLSQERRLHDVSFRIRAGEIVGLAGLVGSGRSELAKTIFGAYPKDKGQIRICGEPMDIRSPRDAMRAGIAFLPESRKLEGLVMRKDVRYNVSLPHLDAVSLGPFVKSEEEDSLVRNLLRDLDVRPPNPDALVTSLSGGNQQKVLFAKWLFQPPRLFIADEPTTGVDVGAKRAIYRLLISLAERGMAVLLISSELDEVLKLSHRVLCMRLGRIVAEFDASCVREEDVMHAIFATEQKRRH
- a CDS encoding sugar ABC transporter substrate-binding protein; amino-acid sequence: MSPDQCGFSVKSIFYLGGITVRKARFHFLVAVLLLIVMAIMGCGQAAPPPEEEEEDEEPALETVRVAAFILVRANAWEQAKIDGMMDKIENDGLDVELSIFSCEFDPIEQINQIRDAITAGTYDVLAIHPQDSTGIVPVVQEALDAGLIVIGVDAPIGPNLRSLDPHPEGVTAMVGRTGWSTGTWLGKAVVEAAEGLEKAKVAYLIGSQGLTIDQERFAALEEVIKDYPHIEIAAFQEGLYRRDTSFEIMQDVFQAQPDINIVVSSGDQMTLGAEDAAMEAGLEGIFFIGNGCSIQGWEAINEKRWFGSYADIPYTEGEIVIELAYKAARGEQVPRSVNLEDRRPPLPPEGPMITQGNVHLFKPQW